The following coding sequences are from one Sulfitobacter sp. HNIBRBA3233 window:
- a CDS encoding MarR family winged helix-turn-helix transcriptional regulator: MSDFDLRSFVPYLLNQAAEETSLEFARRYRERYNMLRTEWRVLFHLGRYGDLTASEIGRISKMHKTKISRAVKALQEKRFIEARKNDADKRSDILALLPAGRRAYNDLATVAERYNNALLSQFSAGERLILLDCLERLAQMESP; the protein is encoded by the coding sequence ATGTCCGATTTCGATCTGCGCAGTTTCGTGCCTTACCTGCTGAACCAAGCCGCCGAGGAAACCAGCCTGGAGTTCGCGCGCCGCTACCGCGAGCGGTACAACATGCTGCGGACCGAGTGGCGGGTGCTGTTTCACCTTGGTCGCTACGGCGATCTGACGGCGAGCGAGATCGGACGCATTTCGAAGATGCATAAAACAAAGATTAGTCGCGCAGTCAAAGCGTTACAGGAAAAACGCTTTATCGAGGCGCGGAAGAATGACGCGGACAAGCGCAGCGATATACTGGCGCTTCTGCCCGCGGGGCGGCGCGCCTATAATGACCTTGCGACTGTCGCAGAGCGGTACAACAATGCGCTTCTCTCGCAGTTTTCCGCGGGCGAGAGGCTGATCCTGCTGGACTGTCTTGAGCGATTGGCACAAATGGAAAGTCCGTGA